Genomic segment of Catenibacterium mitsuokai:
GATAATAATGATCCTAAAGGAGCGGCAAGTCCCATTGGAAATAAGTTGTGAGGATACATTATAGAAGCAATATAAGAACCTGGTACTCTGACTAATGAAATAGCAATAATATTGTGAATAAAGCCAATATAGCTCTTTCCATCTGCTGCAAAGTAACCACTAAAGCTAAAGTGAATCCCTGCAAATATTGTATCAATAATATAAGAACTGATATATTGTACACCTAGTAAGATTACTGTAGTATCTTTAGTAAATAATCCAAGAAGTGTAGGTGCGGCACATTCTACAATCAAAGCAACAATGATTCCATAAAGAGTAGTAATTATAACCGCATATTTTAATACTGTACGAGCACGTCCGTAGTCTTTGGCACCGATATTTTGTGCAGATAAAGCTGATACAGTCGCAAGCATTGTAGAAGGAATAATAAAAATAGCAGTGATCATCTTTTCTACAATACCTACTGCAGCAGCATCATTTAATCCACGACTATTCGCAATAATAGTAATTATCATAAAAGCAATCTGAACACATCCATCCTGTATTGCGACAGGAAAGCCTACTTTTAGAATATGTTTAAATACCTGAGATTGAAGATGAAGGTCTTCTTTTTTGATATGAATGTCAGAAGTACGATATTTCATCGAGATGAGTGCGATAATAACACTCACGCTTTGTGACACAGTAGTTCCAAGTGCTGCCCCTATCGGTCCCATATGACATAATCCAATAAAGATATAGTCTAAGATAATATTTAATAAACAGGCAATCGCAATAATATACATAGGGCTTTTTGAGTCTCCTAAGCCTCTATATATAGAACTGATGATGTTATAGGCGGTGATGAAAGGAATTCCTATAAAACATATTACAAGATACTGTACAGTTCCAGTCATTGCTTCTTGTGGAACATTGAGTAATACGACAAGTGGTTTTACAAAAATAAGCAACAGAAGAGTAGAAATGATAGAAATGCATGCAAAGAGTGTAATCGTATTGCCTATTGTTTTTTCTACGAGTTTATGTTTCTTCGCCCCTACCGCATGACTAATAGAAACAGTAACCCCCATAGCCAGTCCGACAAGAATTGCTGTCAACATATGCATGACCTGACTGCCATTAGAAACAGCTGTAATACCATCTACCGCATTAAATTGCCCAATGATAAATAAATCAGCCATACCATAGAGTGTCTGTAAGAAATAAGATAAAAGATATGGAATCGCAAAAAATGCGATATGTTTTAATATATTTCCTGATGTAACGTTATTTTCCATATAAGTCCCCC
This window contains:
- a CDS encoding MATE family efflux transporter, which translates into the protein MENNVTSGNILKHIAFFAIPYLLSYFLQTLYGMADLFIIGQFNAVDGITAVSNGSQVMHMLTAILVGLAMGVTVSISHAVGAKKHKLVEKTIGNTITLFACISIISTLLLLIFVKPLVVLLNVPQEAMTGTVQYLVICFIGIPFITAYNIISSIYRGLGDSKSPMYIIAIACLLNIILDYIFIGLCHMGPIGAALGTTVSQSVSVIIALISMKYRTSDIHIKKEDLHLQSQVFKHILKVGFPVAIQDGCVQIAFMIITIIANSRGLNDAAAVGIVEKMITAIFIIPSTMLATVSALSAQNIGAKDYGRARTVLKYAVIITTLYGIIVALIVECAAPTLLGLFTKDTTVILLGVQYISSYIIDTIFAGIHFSFSGYFAADGKSYIGFIHNIIAISLVRVPGSYIASIMYPHNLFPMGLAAPLGSLLSVIICLTAYRILKKKDELSVL